A genome region from Neofelis nebulosa isolate mNeoNeb1 chromosome 14, mNeoNeb1.pri, whole genome shotgun sequence includes the following:
- the LOC131494793 gene encoding uncharacterized protein LOC131494793 isoform X1, producing MAPPSGRACPQAGKWTTATRGQGSWAGGRPDSDSLPGKAAAPTELCTSPGHAAFPLCALISRRVPGPDLIRGLLQLRPCARLGLQQVAAHCWMLPATHALSGTTLRMPPGRVGALGAGCGQVAGPSAPLLIPHCCRLQRNQLTLSTRSLAETRSLRGGAPGTASGPPPGPQRPTQEEVRALPSWGSGARGQPAWG from the exons ATGGCCCCACCTTCAGGCCGGGCATGTCCCCAG gcTGGTAAATGGACCACAGCAACCAGGGGACAGGGAAGCTGGGCCGGAGGACGCCCCGATTCAGACTCCTTGCCTGGAAAGGCAGCGGCCCCCACCGAGCTCTGCACCAGCCCAGGGCACGCtgccttccctctctgtgccctgatCTCACGAAG AGTGCCGGGACCTGATCTGATCCGGGGCCTGCTGCAGCTTCGCCCGTGCGCGCGCCTGGGCCTGCAGCAGGTGGCCGCGCACTGCTGGATGCTGCCCGCCACGCACGCGCTCTCTGGCACCACGCTCAGGATGCCGCCAGGTAGGGTGGGGGCCCTGGGAGCGGGGTGTGGGCAGGTGGCTGGCCCCTCGGCGCCCCTCCTGATCCCCCACTGCTGTCGGTTGCAGAGAAACCAGCTAACCTTGAGCACTCGGAGCCTGGCAGAGACTCGGAGCCTCCGAGGCGGCGCCCCCGGCACTGCTTCTGGGCCTCCGCCTGGGCCGCAGAGGCCGACCCAAGAAGAGGTGCGGGCTCTGCCCAGCTGGGGCTCTGGAGCGCGAGGACAGCCAGCCTGGGGGTAG
- the LOC131494793 gene encoding testis-specific serine/threonine-protein kinase 5-like isoform X2, whose translation MAPPSGRACPQAGKWTTATRGQGSWAGGRPDSDSLPGKAAAPTELCTSPGHAAFPLCALISRRVPGPDLIRGLLQLRPCARLGLQQVAAHCWMLPATHALSGTTLRMPPEKPANLEHSEPGRDSEPPRRRPRHCFWASAWAAEADPRRGAGSAQLGLWSARTASLGVGASR comes from the exons ATGGCCCCACCTTCAGGCCGGGCATGTCCCCAG gcTGGTAAATGGACCACAGCAACCAGGGGACAGGGAAGCTGGGCCGGAGGACGCCCCGATTCAGACTCCTTGCCTGGAAAGGCAGCGGCCCCCACCGAGCTCTGCACCAGCCCAGGGCACGCtgccttccctctctgtgccctgatCTCACGAAG AGTGCCGGGACCTGATCTGATCCGGGGCCTGCTGCAGCTTCGCCCGTGCGCGCGCCTGGGCCTGCAGCAGGTGGCCGCGCACTGCTGGATGCTGCCCGCCACGCACGCGCTCTCTGGCACCACGCTCAGGATGCCGCCAG AGAAACCAGCTAACCTTGAGCACTCGGAGCCTGGCAGAGACTCGGAGCCTCCGAGGCGGCGCCCCCGGCACTGCTTCTGGGCCTCCGCCTGGGCCGCAGAGGCCGACCCAAGAAGAGGTGCGGGCTCTGCCCAGCTGGGGCTCTGGAGCGCGAGGACAGCCAGCCTGGGGGTAGGTGCCTCCAGGTAG